The following are encoded in a window of Roseimaritima ulvae genomic DNA:
- a CDS encoding TlpA family protein disulfide reductase, with protein MRKIHFSAPDFSATRSYARQSVGKPLSHRLAMVATAVVATLARAWEPRRNHRLATVATMLLIVPAALARADEAGMLRLGDQQYATGTISDSPDGRALHWNHPAFTEPFQFPLPSVVSVSYPTTDQPAAAQGQFGLQLVGGGLLYGDLISIDDNTIRLATETFGELALRRQSVQRLFRWRDGEDRLYVGPRDLSEWQAQPADAWNDAGSVLATSHPGASVFGDVRLPPQCSIDVKVGWDDNPNFRLCFGVDADDANALDDFSGFQIEVWGDELVLLREREDTAGVTPIGTIDSVPGYVQLTVLLDQTNHRAMVLGSDGRVAADLDLGGDPDAIAQSGFGFENIRGDSRLEAISVRAGSAEMFDAAEQTDTLVWLDNDESFKGRLQASEDKGRTLVFSEGNETRRVPSEQVARIVLQPLQAVAADDTGDEADADQPPTARLSVVTHRGMRLVGQLKKVEQQKMWLSVEELAEPIAIAIAEIRDFVVLDNHPVETRELKSRVGRLETSDTILQGGFEDGRIDGPASCFVFAPALAQNASPLRRDAVAEMIYRDTTVVTVQNASQHGIVFRGAGMGMRMAGVEGQIVIANGVRRVISPVKKKQKKTDPSKRTLHLRAGDTVECEVLSIDDVGIKVRCKGDIEALVPHAQIRAVELESLSGNPVADERKQRLLTVPRMRRKNPPTHLIVSIDGDYLRGRLQSMNEDTLSIETRLDTQQIPRQYVAQVIWLHEDEILQSDGTAAADDGAEAEEQAAAAGDDTSPPADAVFEGLVQVVRGDGTRLSFVAQQVADGIITGTNEYLGPCSQDIRNVDRLVFGGRIFTQTDNLPFASWRLTHAPDPMVFRDGGSGSPGGGPSGKSSELVGQPAPDFELRLLSGENYRLSDHQGDVIVLDFWASWCGPCMQAMPNVDEMVREFDGQGVQLIAVNLQESEKRIQQALERLKLDTVVAMDETGDIAERYQASAIPQTVVIDRQGQITHLFVGGGARTLEQLRSAITDAIQ; from the coding sequence GTGCGAAAAATCCATTTCTCCGCCCCCGATTTCTCCGCTACCCGTAGCTACGCTCGCCAGAGCGTGGGAAAGCCGCTGTCCCACCGTCTGGCGATGGTAGCTACAGCAGTCGTAGCTACGCTCGCCAGAGCGTGGGAACCGCGACGCAACCACCGTCTGGCGACGGTAGCTACGATGCTGTTGATCGTTCCGGCCGCACTCGCGCGTGCTGACGAAGCCGGTATGCTGCGACTGGGCGATCAACAATATGCCACCGGTACGATCAGCGATTCACCCGACGGCCGCGCGCTGCACTGGAACCATCCCGCCTTCACTGAACCGTTCCAGTTCCCCCTCCCCTCAGTGGTTTCGGTTTCGTATCCCACAACCGACCAACCGGCCGCTGCTCAGGGACAGTTCGGTTTGCAGTTGGTCGGTGGCGGACTGTTGTATGGCGATTTAATAAGCATTGACGACAACACGATTCGCTTGGCCACCGAGACCTTCGGCGAACTCGCCCTGCGAAGGCAAAGCGTACAGCGTTTATTCCGTTGGCGCGATGGCGAAGACCGGCTGTACGTCGGTCCGCGGGACCTGAGCGAATGGCAGGCTCAACCAGCGGACGCATGGAACGACGCGGGCAGCGTCCTGGCGACATCCCATCCGGGCGCCTCGGTGTTCGGCGACGTACGGTTGCCGCCACAATGTTCAATCGACGTCAAAGTCGGCTGGGACGACAACCCCAACTTTCGTCTCTGCTTCGGCGTCGATGCGGACGACGCAAACGCTCTTGATGATTTCTCGGGTTTCCAAATCGAAGTCTGGGGCGACGAATTGGTGTTGCTGCGCGAGCGGGAGGATACCGCTGGCGTGACTCCAATCGGCACCATCGACTCGGTCCCCGGATACGTCCAGCTGACCGTGTTGTTAGATCAAACCAATCACCGTGCCATGGTCTTGGGCAGCGATGGCCGCGTCGCCGCCGACCTGGATTTGGGTGGCGACCCAGACGCGATTGCGCAAAGTGGGTTTGGATTCGAAAACATTCGCGGGGACTCGCGATTGGAGGCGATCAGTGTCCGCGCCGGCAGCGCCGAAATGTTCGACGCCGCTGAGCAAACCGACACGCTGGTTTGGCTGGACAACGACGAATCCTTCAAGGGCCGTTTGCAAGCTAGCGAAGACAAGGGCCGCACGCTGGTGTTTTCTGAAGGCAACGAAACCCGCCGCGTGCCCTCCGAACAGGTCGCGCGAATCGTGTTGCAACCACTGCAAGCGGTCGCGGCGGATGATACCGGCGACGAAGCCGACGCCGACCAACCACCCACCGCCCGGTTGTCGGTGGTGACCCACCGAGGCATGCGTCTGGTTGGGCAATTGAAAAAAGTCGAACAGCAGAAAATGTGGTTGTCGGTGGAGGAACTGGCCGAACCCATCGCGATTGCCATTGCCGAGATCCGCGACTTTGTCGTGCTGGACAACCACCCCGTCGAAACGCGTGAGCTGAAATCCCGCGTCGGCCGGCTGGAAACCAGCGACACGATCCTGCAGGGCGGTTTTGAAGATGGCCGCATCGATGGTCCCGCTTCTTGCTTCGTGTTCGCTCCGGCCTTGGCACAAAACGCCAGTCCACTGCGCCGCGATGCCGTGGCCGAGATGATCTACCGTGACACCACCGTCGTGACCGTCCAGAACGCCTCGCAGCACGGAATCGTCTTTCGGGGTGCCGGGATGGGAATGCGAATGGCTGGGGTGGAAGGACAGATCGTGATCGCGAATGGCGTCCGAAGGGTCATCTCGCCTGTGAAGAAAAAGCAAAAGAAGACCGATCCTTCCAAACGCACACTGCATCTGCGGGCGGGCGACACGGTCGAATGTGAAGTCCTGTCGATCGACGACGTCGGCATCAAGGTTCGCTGCAAAGGTGATATCGAAGCCCTCGTACCGCATGCCCAGATTCGCGCTGTGGAACTGGAAAGCCTGTCGGGCAACCCGGTCGCCGACGAGCGAAAGCAACGTCTGCTGACCGTACCGCGAATGCGACGCAAAAATCCTCCGACCCATCTGATCGTGTCCATCGACGGCGACTACTTGCGGGGGCGATTGCAGAGCATGAACGAGGACACACTGAGTATTGAAACTCGGTTGGATACGCAGCAGATCCCTCGGCAATATGTCGCTCAGGTTATTTGGCTGCACGAAGATGAAATCCTGCAGTCGGACGGCACCGCCGCGGCGGACGATGGCGCCGAAGCGGAGGAGCAAGCTGCGGCAGCGGGCGACGACACGTCGCCACCGGCCGACGCGGTTTTTGAAGGCCTGGTGCAGGTGGTCCGCGGCGATGGTACGCGGTTGAGCTTTGTCGCCCAACAGGTAGCCGATGGTATCATCACCGGCACCAACGAGTATCTGGGGCCTTGCAGCCAAGACATCCGAAACGTCGACCGGCTGGTGTTTGGCGGACGGATTTTCACGCAAACCGACAACCTGCCGTTTGCCAGTTGGCGTTTGACGCACGCGCCCGACCCGATGGTGTTTCGCGACGGCGGCTCCGGTTCGCCCGGCGGAGGCCCATCGGGCAAATCATCGGAACTGGTCGGCCAGCCCGCACCGGATTTCGAACTGCGGCTGCTGAGCGGTGAAAACTACCGGCTGAGCGATCATCAGGGCGATGTGATCGTGTTGGATTTCTGGGCTAGCTGGTGTGGGCCGTGCATGCAGGCGATGCCCAACGTGGACGAAATGGTTCGCGAGTTCGACGGTCAGGGCGTGCAGTTGATCGCCGTCAATCTGCAGGAATCCGAAAAGCGGATTCAGCAGGCTCTGGAAAGGCTGAAACTCGATACCGTTGTGGCAATGGACGAAACCGGAGACATCGCCGAGCGGTATCAGGCCTCCGCGATCCCGCAAACGGTGGTCATCGACCGGCAGGGCCAGATCACGCATCTGTTCGTCGGCGGCGGGGCCCGCACCCTCGAGCAGCTCCGCAGCGCCATCACCGACGCCATCCAATAA
- a CDS encoding DUF6288 domain-containing protein yields MAQLPGQRYGEVVPRDVREMYERGLKYLAQTQDTGGDWKTSSHQGPGVTGMAVMAFLASGEDPNFGQYAGNIRKGLQAVIRGQDANTGYFGNSMYHHGFATLALAEAYGTVDDREWVGEDMRSLAESLELAVRASLTSQQDNPFGAWRYSPEAQDADTSVSGAVLVSLLAARNAGIEVPDKAIDRAIGYFTSMTSDGGQVGYSGGMGGMGDSLARSSIASLVYSVARRKDLPKYKATVQYLTSNLEQTPRNWPEYTRYYQAQALFQGDVESWEKWNTGLVRQLKTIQQTDGSFKGQLGPAADTSLSLLAMALNFRFLPIYER; encoded by the coding sequence ATGGCCCAGCTGCCCGGTCAGCGTTACGGTGAGGTGGTTCCCCGCGATGTGAGGGAGATGTACGAACGCGGCTTAAAATACCTGGCCCAAACGCAGGATACGGGCGGCGATTGGAAAACATCCTCGCATCAGGGGCCGGGCGTAACCGGGATGGCCGTGATGGCTTTTCTGGCTTCCGGCGAAGACCCCAACTTTGGTCAGTATGCCGGCAACATCCGCAAGGGTTTACAGGCCGTGATTCGGGGGCAAGACGCCAACACCGGCTACTTTGGCAACAGCATGTATCATCACGGATTTGCGACCCTGGCCCTGGCGGAAGCTTACGGTACGGTCGACGATCGCGAATGGGTGGGCGAAGACATGCGGTCGCTTGCCGAGTCGTTGGAGCTGGCCGTGCGAGCCTCGTTGACCTCCCAGCAGGACAACCCCTTCGGCGCCTGGCGTTATTCTCCCGAAGCTCAAGACGCCGACACCTCGGTCAGCGGCGCCGTGTTGGTCAGTTTGTTGGCCGCTCGCAACGCGGGAATCGAAGTCCCCGACAAAGCCATCGATCGGGCCATCGGCTATTTCACTAGCATGACCTCCGACGGTGGCCAAGTCGGCTACAGCGGCGGGATGGGTGGGATGGGCGATTCCCTGGCCCGCAGCTCCATCGCTTCGCTGGTCTATTCGGTCGCCCGCCGCAAAGATTTGCCCAAGTACAAGGCCACCGTGCAGTACCTGACCAGCAATCTGGAACAAACCCCGCGCAACTGGCCCGAGTACACGCGGTACTACCAGGCCCAAGCCCTATTCCAGGGCGATGTGGAGTCGTGGGAGAAGTGGAACACCGGACTGGTTCGCCAACTGAAAACCATCCAGCAAACCGACGGTAGTTTTAAAGGGCAATTAGGCCCCGCGGCCGATACTTCGCTGTCGCTGTTAGCGATGGCCCTCAACTTTCGCTTTCTTCCCATCTACGAGCGGTAA